The DNA window CCACCTCTTGCTGAGGCTCATGCGATACCCTTCATGCCTTGTCGTACGCTGATCAATGGCGCTTCTGCGATTCTTGTTGTTCTGCGCCACATGTGGGGTCACTCCCAACTCGCGCACTGTTTTGACAAAGTCCTTGCGGTCATAAGCTTTGTCGGCCCCCAGCGTTATGCGTTTGCCGGGCCGCGCTATTTTGGCCGCCATCAATAAGGCGGCATCGGCTTCGCCATGACCATCGGCTTGCGTGCTCATCACCTCACGGATCAAACCATTGCGGTTCTCGATCACAATGTGGCCGAGGTAGCTGAGCTTGGCTTCCTGCCCATTCCCCTTCTTGTACAAGCGGGCATCTGGATCTGTCTTGGACTCGTGCGTTTCATTGCTGCGCTTCTCGCCGTGGAACTGCTTGCCATCTTTGGGGCCTTCGCCATCTTTTCGTTGAAATCTCTTCTGTCCTGCCCAGGCTTCGATCAGCGTTCCATCCACCGTGAAGTGCTCATCGGACATGAATCCAGAGGCCAACTCATTGACCCGGCTAAAGAACTTCTGCGCGACCTCTTCATTCAACAGCCGCTCCCGGTTCTTGCTGAATACGGCGTGGTTCCAAACCGGCTCATCGATCTCAAGCCCAATGAACCAACGGAACAACAGGTTGTAGTCCAACTGCTCCATTAGCAAGCGCTCGCTGCGCACCGAGTAGAAGATTTGCAACAACAACGCTCTGAGCTGACGCTCGGGCGGAATCGAAGGACGCCCCACTCGCGAATACATCTGCTCAAACTCTCCATCCATGCTCTTGAGCAACCCGTCTACCAGTTGCCGTACTTTCCTCAGTGGATGGTCCTCTGCGATCCGATCTTCAAGGTTCACGTAGCTGATCAGGGTTCTTTGTTGCTGGTCGGTTCCGCGCATAAAACATAGATGCTCTAAAATATTTCAGCGTCACATCCAGCGGCGAGTTTTTCAACAAGTTCCTAGAGACGAGGTTCCGTCTGAAGTTTGAGAGGATCCAGGAAGAGAGCTTGATCCGAAATCTTTTTGATCGTGCAGGGCAGATCTACTGCAAGCAAGAGCAGCTACAGAGGATTGAGCACCCAGAGGGGTTCGCCTGGAAACTACTCAACAATCTTGCGGTGTCGGAGCTTCGGCGCTCGGAAGAACGAGTGAAGTGTGGTTCGGTTGCGGGGCCTGCTGGTGAGAAGAGACTTTCGACCATGGCGAGCTGCAGTGGAACTTCCGAGCAACTCCTCAATCACGTGTATGCGCGTGAGATCTATGACCAACTGAGCCGGGTCGAGCAGCGATGCGCAACGCTAAGAACTTTGGGATATACGAGCGGAGAAGTGGCTGGCGCGCTATTGTTGACTACTGCCGCAGTTGACAAGATCATGCAGCGGCTTCGAGACCGTTTTCGCAAGTGAACGAGAACGGTAAGTTGAGTTTGAGCTCGAATGGTGCTGTTCTAAGTTTTAGCGTGATGAAAGACACTCTGGGCTGATTGAGAATTCATGGCGAACGAAGACGATTTCAAGCCAATTGAGGACATGCTGGCGCATGCGAATCCAAATCCGGAGCGGGTGGGATGTCCTTCCCCTGACGTGCTCCGAGAGTTGGCACTTAGAAAGCGTGATGCGGCTGATCCCCAATATGTACATGTCTCGCAATGCTCGCCTTGCTACAACGAGATCCGCGAGATGCAGCGACAGCTTGGCGCTGAAGTTCGGACTCGGAAGTTTTCTCCGTTTTGGGTCGCGGCGGTTGCGCTTCTCCTTGTTGCTATTGGGGTGGCTTGGTATGTCAGGCTTCGCCCGATGTCTCCCAGTGTCGCGAGTGTCACTCAGCCTGGTGTGAAGCTTCCGGCGACGATATTGGATCTTCGTCCGTTTGCTGTGACCCGAAGTGAGGATCCGTCTAGATCCCTATCACCGCTTGCGATGACGCGGAGTCGGCAGAATGTTGTGTTGGTGTTGCCAGTCGCTTCGGCGACTGGAGAGTATGCGCTGAAAGTTCTGGACTCGAATCTCGAACCGATCATGACGTCTAAGCCCATCGCGACTCTGGTCGATGGAGTGACGAGCATCTCGACCGAACTAGATTTGACTCGAGTGGCCCCGGGGCGCTACACGTTGGCCTTGAAGAAGGATCCCGAGGATTGGCGATATTTCCCTCTTCAAGTGCAGTGAAGGCGGAGTTAGTTGAGCTGTTCAAGCGCCTTGGCCAACACCGAGTCTTCTCCGGCTAGGAGATCTTGCGGGAGCGTAGGAACTTCAACGTGGGGTTTTACCCCTTGGCCTTCTAGCTTCGTTCCTTGCCAGGTGTAGTAAACGCCCACCGGTAAGGCGATGCGATAGCCATGCCCGACTTTGAACGAGTTGGCTGCGACCAATTTGCCCGGGGTGCTCGTTCCGATGAGTTGGGCCAGCGAGTACTCAGAAGCAAACGCCGCGACCATCTCGCTTGCACTCGCGGAGTGTTCATTGATGAGCAACGCGACTTTGCCGTGATACGGTGCGCCTCCCAATCCTTCGGATGAGACCGCTACGGAACGTCCAGCGAGTCCAAACTTTAGCAGCAGGGGTAAGATGCCCCATTGGCTTGACGGAATCTTGTCGAAGACGGGAAGGGCTTCCTTGCTGGCGCGTGCTGCGATCTGCTTTCTGCCGAAAGTGAAGCCCACTCCGCGTTTGTCGGGACAGAGCAGGCTCATGAGTCGCAAGCAGCCGATGCCGCCGCCACTATTGCCCCGAAGATCAATAACTAGTTTTTGGGCTTCCGATGATTGGGCTGCTGCGAGAATGTCTCGAGCCACATCGATTCCTAACACTCCGGGGAACATACTGACTCGGATGTAGCCCGTGGTTGCGTCCAGCTTGCGGCTTGTCACTACTTGGTCTGGAACGATGAGGGGACGCTTCTTACTTTGCGAAGGTGGGACTGAGACGTTGACGCTGCTTATATTGCCGTTTCGCTTCCGGATTGTGAGCTTGTGGTCTGTCGCGAGCGCGAAGGTGGGTGCGACTGGCTGCACGATCTCTATGCCGTCCAACTGGAGTAGGACATCACCTGGTTCGATTCCAGCGTTGCCTGCTAGACCACCCGGATGGACGTCTTGAAACATCCAGCGAGAGCCATCAGCAGTATCGGCCTTGAGGAATGTCGCGGAGATCGCGATCCGCCCAGGGCTCTTTGGCCGCTCTCCTTGGAAGAAGCCGATGTGACTTGTTCCGAGATGTTGCAGTAACTCGTTGATTCGCTTTTCGAACTCCGCTGGATCTTCGCTTGAAACGATTGCATCTTCTGTTTCGCGTGCGACTTGAGCCCAGTTCACGCCATTCATTTTCGGATCCGCGAACTTCTCCGCCGTTGTCGAGACCACCTTTCGGAAGATCTCTTTCCGTTGCGATTGATGGATTGTTGTCATTTGGCCGACTCCTATTTGTTTGAGACCACCGGTTCGGATCCTTCGCCGAACAAGATCAATCCACTCCAGAATTTCGGTGTGGCTGTCTTTCCAAATTGGCGGATCATCGTTAGCTTTGCCTGCTGCAACGCGACTGCTTTGGCCTTTCCCTTTGCAAGTTCCTGGTAGAACTCTTTCATCAGGGCCAGACTGAAGGTGTCGTCAGCAGTCCATAGATTTGCGGCCACGGCTCGTGCGCCTGCAGCGAGAAAGGGCCGCACGAGACTGGATACTCCGTCTTGCCCGAAGAGTCTGCCGCTCCCGGTA is part of the Bryobacter aggregatus MPL3 genome and encodes:
- a CDS encoding IS5 family transposase; its protein translation is MRGTDQQQRTLISYVNLEDRIAEDHPLRKVRQLVDGLLKSMDGEFEQMYSRVGRPSIPPERQLRALLLQIFYSVRSERLLMEQLDYNLLFRWFIGLEIDEPVWNHAVFSKNRERLLNEEVAQKFFSRVNELASGFMSDEHFTVDGTLIEAWAGQKRFQRKDGEGPKDGKQFHGEKRSNETHESKTDPDARLYKKGNGQEAKLSYLGHIVIENRNGLIREVMSTQADGHGEADAALLMAAKIARPGKRITLGADKAYDRKDFVKTVRELGVTPHVAQNNKNRRSAIDQRTTRHEGYRMSLSKRWLVEKAFGWMKQTGGLKKIKLRGIDKVGWLVTYTAAAYNLLRVKTLQEQCA
- a CDS encoding S41 family peptidase yields the protein MTTIHQSQRKEIFRKVVSTTAEKFADPKMNGVNWAQVARETEDAIVSSEDPAEFEKRINELLQHLGTSHIGFFQGERPKSPGRIAISATFLKADTADGSRWMFQDVHPGGLAGNAGIEPGDVLLQLDGIEIVQPVAPTFALATDHKLTIRKRNGNISSVNVSVPPSQSKKRPLIVPDQVVTSRKLDATTGYIRVSMFPGVLGIDVARDILAAAQSSEAQKLVIDLRGNSGGGIGCLRLMSLLCPDKRGVGFTFGRKQIAARASKEALPVFDKIPSSQWGILPLLLKFGLAGRSVAVSSEGLGGAPYHGKVALLINEHSASASEMVAAFASEYSLAQLIGTSTPGKLVAANSFKVGHGYRIALPVGVYYTWQGTKLEGQGVKPHVEVPTLPQDLLAGEDSVLAKALEQLN